In Bacillus solimangrovi, one DNA window encodes the following:
- the guaB gene encoding IMP dehydrogenase has product MWKDKFVKEGLTFDDVLLVPQKSEVLPGDVSVKADLSETLRLNIPLISAGMDTVTESDMAIAMARQGGLGIIHKNMSIEQQAEQVDKVKRSESGVITDPFFLTPEHQVFDAEHLMGKYRISGVPIVNNMEEQILVGIITNRDLRFIQDYSIEIKDVMTKEELVTAPVGTTLSDAEKILQTYKIEKLPLVDNNGVLKGLITIKDIEKVIEFPQAAKDVHGRLLAGAAVGVTADAMKRVDKLVKAGVDVIVLDTAHGHSAGVLNKVSEIRKAYPKLNIIAGNVATAEGTKALIEAGANIVKVGIGPGSICTTRVVAGVGVPQITAIYDCANEARKHGISIIADGGVKYSGDVVKALAAGGNAVMMGSIFAGTSESPGETEIYQGRRFKVYRGMGSVGAMQQGSKDRYFQENNQKFVPEGIEGRVPYKGPLVDLIYQLIGGVRSGMGYCGAKDLVTLREESKFIRMTGAGLRESHAHDVQITKEAPNYSL; this is encoded by the coding sequence TAAATTTGTAAAAGAAGGTTTGACGTTTGATGATGTGCTCTTAGTTCCACAAAAATCTGAAGTGTTGCCAGGAGATGTTTCAGTAAAAGCTGACTTATCAGAGACATTGAGGCTAAACATTCCTTTAATAAGTGCAGGAATGGATACGGTAACAGAATCAGATATGGCTATTGCCATGGCAAGACAAGGTGGATTAGGGATTATCCACAAGAATATGTCGATTGAACAACAAGCTGAACAAGTTGATAAAGTAAAACGCTCTGAGAGTGGTGTTATAACTGACCCTTTCTTTTTAACTCCAGAACATCAAGTATTTGATGCAGAACATCTAATGGGTAAATATCGTATCTCTGGTGTGCCAATTGTAAATAACATGGAAGAACAGATACTTGTTGGTATTATTACAAACCGTGATTTACGTTTTATCCAAGACTATTCGATTGAGATTAAAGATGTTATGACTAAAGAAGAGCTTGTAACAGCTCCTGTCGGAACAACTCTTAGTGATGCAGAGAAGATTCTACAAACATATAAAATTGAAAAACTTCCTTTAGTTGATAATAATGGTGTTCTAAAAGGACTTATTACGATTAAAGATATTGAAAAAGTAATTGAGTTTCCTCAGGCTGCCAAGGATGTTCATGGACGTTTACTTGCTGGAGCTGCAGTAGGTGTAACAGCAGATGCAATGAAGCGTGTAGACAAACTTGTAAAAGCTGGTGTTGATGTAATTGTACTGGATACTGCACATGGTCATTCTGCTGGTGTTTTAAATAAGGTCAGTGAAATCCGTAAAGCGTATCCTAAGTTAAATATTATTGCAGGTAATGTAGCTACTGCAGAAGGAACAAAGGCACTTATTGAAGCTGGTGCAAATATTGTCAAAGTAGGAATTGGACCTGGATCTATTTGTACAACACGTGTTGTTGCAGGAGTGGGGGTACCACAAATTACAGCTATCTATGATTGTGCAAATGAGGCACGTAAGCATGGAATTTCGATTATTGCAGATGGTGGTGTGAAGTATTCAGGAGATGTTGTAAAGGCATTAGCTGCTGGTGGGAATGCGGTCATGATGGGAAGCATCTTCGCTGGAACATCAGAAAGTCCTGGTGAAACAGAAATATATCAAGGACGTCGATTTAAAGTATATCGTGGAATGGGATCAGTCGGTGCTATGCAACAAGGTAGTAAAGACCGTTATTTCCAAGAAAATAATCAGAAATTTGTTCCAGAAGGCATTGAAGGTCGTGTTCCATATAAAGGCCCATTAGTTGATCTAATTTATCAACTTATTGGGGGAGTTCGTTCAGGAATGGGTTATTGTGGGGCGAAAGATTTAGTAACGCTTCGTGAAGAAAGTAAATTCATTCGAATGACAGGTGCAGGATTACGTGAAAGTCATGCACATGATGTACAAATCACGAAAGAAGCACCAAACTATTCTCTATAG